A stretch of Lepisosteus oculatus isolate fLepOcu1 chromosome 11, fLepOcu1.hap2, whole genome shotgun sequence DNA encodes these proteins:
- the s1pr2 gene encoding sphingosine 1-phosphate receptor 2 yields MTFCQNAVYGYTFTMRSKYEQYYNNAVISEHYMYAKNLSKERVLDRAKDSFGSLSIIFIVVCCVIILENLLVLIAVFRNKKFHSAMFFFIGNLAFSDLLAGSAYIANIFLSGSRTFELLPVQWFIREGTAFIALSASVFSLLAIAIERYIAITKVKVYGNNKTCRMFMLISTCWVTSILLGGLPIIGWNCINSLPECSALLPLYSKKYILFVVTIFSIILLSIVILYVRIYLIVKSSHQEATATPAYTLLKTVTIVLGVFIVCWLPAFSILLVDVSCTMSSCPILSKSKIFFGVATLNSALNPLIYTLRSKDMRKEFLRVLCCWGILQSGRPPDRCMIQLKSSSSLDHCTFKHENQTMPIMQDCTTCV; encoded by the coding sequence ATGACTTTCTGCCAGAACGCCGTCTACGGCTACACCTTCACTATGAGGAGCAAGTACGAGCAATACTACAACAATGCTGTCATCTCTGAACATTACATGTACGCCAAGAACCTCTCCAAAGAGAGGGTCCTCGACCGCGCAAAGGACAGCTTCGGCTCCCTCTCAATCATCTTCATTGTGGTCTGCTGTGTCATCATCCTGGAGAACCTGCTGGTACTCATTGCTGTCTTCCGCAACAAGAAGTTCCATTCCGCCATGTTCTTCTTTATCGGCAACCTGGCATTCTCGGATCTGCTGGCCGGATCTGCGTACATCGCCAATATCTTCCTGTCCGGCTCACGGACTTTTGAACTGCTGCCAGTCCAGTGGTTCATCCGGGAGGGGACTGCCTTCATCGCCCTGTCGGCTTCTGTCTTCAGCCTCCTGGCTATTGCCATCGAGCGTTACATCGCCATCACCAAGGTGAAGGTATATGGCAACAACAAGACGTGCCGCATGTTCATGCTGATCAGCACCTGCTGGGTGACTTCCATCCTGCTGGGGGGGTTGCCCATCATCGGCTGGAACTGTATCAACAGCCTGCCCGAGTGCTCGGCTCTCCTGCCCCTGTACTCCAAGAAATACATCCTGTTTGTGGTCACCATCTTCAGCATCATCCTGCTCTCCATCGTCATCCTCTACGTGCGCATCTACCTGATTGTCAAGTCCAGTCACCAGGAGGCCACCGCTACTCCGGCCTACACCCTGCTCAAGACGGTCACCATCGTCCTGGGGGTCTTCATCGTGTGCTGGCTGCCGGCATTCTCCATCCTGCTTGTGGACGTCTCCTGCACCATGTCCTCCTGCCCCATCCTCTCCAAGTCCAAAATCTTCTTTGGGGTCGCCACACTCAACTCGGCCCTCAACCCCTTGATCTACACTCTACGCAGCAAGGACATGCGCAAGGAGTTCCTCCGGGTGCTATGCTGCTGGGGCATCCTACAGAGCGGGCGCCCCCCCGATCGCTGCATGATCCAGCTGAAGAGCTCCAGCTCTTTGGATCACTGCACGTTCAAACACGAGAACCAGACGATGCCCATCATGCAGGACTGCACCACGTGTGTTTAG